One part of the Streptomyces sp. NBC_00286 genome encodes these proteins:
- a CDS encoding DeoR/GlpR family DNA-binding transcription regulator — MAGPQARWSALLEMLTRDGRIEVEAAAEELGVSAATIRRDLDELARQQMVTRTHGGASLNAIAYDLPLRYKAARNAPEKERIAHAAAELVKAGAVVGLNGGTTTTEVARALATRADLSSGGAETAVTVVTNALNIANELVVRRHVKLVVTGGVARPASYELIGPLATELLAEIALDQVFIGVDAIDVAHGATAHHEGEASINRALARRAQQVIAVADSSKLGQRAFARICPVEEIDVLVTDKAASDELTKSFVAAGVEVVRA, encoded by the coding sequence ATGGCGGGACCGCAGGCCCGGTGGAGCGCGCTGCTGGAGATGCTGACGCGCGACGGGCGGATCGAAGTCGAGGCGGCTGCCGAGGAGTTGGGGGTCTCCGCCGCGACGATCAGGCGAGACCTCGACGAGCTGGCCCGCCAGCAGATGGTCACCCGCACGCACGGCGGCGCCTCGCTCAACGCCATCGCCTACGACCTGCCGCTGCGCTACAAGGCCGCGCGCAACGCTCCGGAGAAGGAGCGGATCGCGCACGCGGCCGCCGAGCTGGTGAAGGCCGGCGCCGTGGTGGGGTTGAACGGCGGCACCACGACCACCGAGGTGGCGCGGGCACTGGCCACCCGCGCCGACCTGAGTTCCGGCGGCGCGGAGACGGCGGTCACCGTGGTGACCAACGCCCTGAACATCGCCAACGAGCTGGTCGTGCGGCGCCACGTCAAGCTCGTAGTGACCGGCGGAGTGGCCCGGCCGGCGTCCTATGAGTTGATCGGGCCGCTGGCCACCGAACTGCTCGCGGAAATCGCGCTGGACCAGGTCTTCATCGGGGTGGATGCCATCGATGTGGCCCACGGGGCGACGGCCCACCACGAGGGCGAGGCCAGCATCAACCGGGCGCTGGCCCGCCGCGCGCAGCAGGTCATCGCGGTCGCCGACTCCTCCAAGCTGGGCCAGCGGGCCTTCGCCCGCATCTGCCCGGTGGAGGAGATCGACGTCCTGGTGACCGACAAGGCCGCCTCGGACGAGCTGACCAAGTCGTTCGTGGCGGCCGGTGTGGAGGTCGTCCGCGCCTGA
- a CDS encoding class II fructose-bisphosphate aldolase — protein MPLTPTADVMSSAFRGRGAVGAFNVITLEHAEAVVTGAEAAGCPVICQISENAVRFHGNRLAPIARATAALAEEASVPVALHLDHVTDEALLRRAPDCGFGSVMFDASALPHAENVAATCAAARWAHAQGLWVEAELGEIGGKDGVHAPSARTDPDQARDFVSATGVDALAVAVGSSHAMTTRTSRLDHGLITRLAEAVPVPLVLHGATGVPDAELRQAVAAGMIKVNIGTALNAAFTGAVRDTLAAAPTVVDPRPALTAARRAMADTVTSALRTLSGGGYGTR, from the coding sequence GTGCCGCTGACTCCCACCGCCGACGTGATGAGCTCCGCGTTCCGCGGCAGAGGGGCCGTCGGCGCGTTCAACGTGATCACCCTGGAGCACGCCGAGGCCGTGGTCACCGGGGCGGAAGCCGCGGGCTGCCCGGTCATCTGCCAGATCAGCGAGAACGCCGTGCGGTTCCACGGCAACCGGCTCGCCCCGATAGCCCGCGCCACCGCCGCGCTCGCCGAGGAGGCCTCTGTCCCCGTGGCGCTGCACCTCGACCACGTCACGGACGAAGCGCTGCTGCGCCGCGCCCCGGACTGCGGCTTCGGATCCGTCATGTTCGACGCGTCCGCGCTGCCGCACGCCGAGAACGTCGCCGCCACGTGCGCCGCGGCGCGGTGGGCACACGCCCAGGGCCTGTGGGTGGAGGCGGAACTCGGCGAGATCGGCGGCAAGGACGGAGTGCACGCCCCGTCGGCACGTACGGACCCCGATCAGGCGCGCGACTTCGTGTCCGCCACCGGGGTCGACGCACTCGCCGTCGCGGTCGGCAGCTCCCACGCGATGACCACACGCACCTCCCGGCTGGACCACGGCCTCATCACCCGCCTCGCCGAGGCGGTCCCCGTGCCGCTGGTTCTGCACGGCGCGACGGGCGTGCCAGACGCGGAGCTCCGGCAAGCGGTGGCGGCCGGCATGATCAAGGTCAACATCGGTACGGCACTGAATGCTGCCTTCACCGGCGCGGTCCGCGACACACTTGCCGCGGCGCCCACGGTCGTCGACCCCCGCCCGGCCCTCACCGCGGCGCGTCGGGCGATGGCCGATACCGTGACCTCGGCGCTGCGGACCCTGTCGGGCGGCGGGTACGGGACGAGATGA
- a CDS encoding carbohydrate ABC transporter permease produces the protein MSATGAEHPAPVAPTPPSPRRRRRTWRALEPVLWLGPAALLILTMVVWPVIEMIRTSLTRVSSTGQSQGFAGVRNYTDLFAEGDLPGVLLRTLVWVVGVVTVTLMLSLGLAGLLNSRFPGRRLVRWALIVPWASSVLMTALIWRWMLNNFYGVVNRLLMDLGVLDAPVNWLANPGLALAAMMGVAVFVSLPFTSFVLLAGLQSIPAEVYEAARVDGAGPVRGYLGITLPLLRPSLVVAAIINIINVFNSFPIIWAMTRGGPGFATDTTTTYLYKLAFDNQSVGESAAMAVVNFGLILAVVLVYLRVVRRQEDTT, from the coding sequence GTGAGCGCCACCGGGGCCGAACACCCGGCCCCGGTGGCGCCGACGCCACCCTCGCCGCGCCGCCGTCGCAGGACTTGGCGCGCGCTGGAGCCCGTGTTGTGGCTCGGTCCCGCGGCCCTCCTCATCCTGACCATGGTCGTCTGGCCGGTCATCGAGATGATCCGTACGTCCCTGACACGGGTGAGCTCCACCGGACAGTCCCAGGGGTTCGCCGGCGTCCGCAACTACACCGACCTGTTCGCCGAGGGCGACCTGCCCGGAGTACTGCTGCGCACCCTCGTGTGGGTCGTCGGAGTCGTCACCGTCACGCTCATGCTCTCTCTCGGCCTGGCCGGGCTGCTGAACTCCCGCTTCCCCGGGCGCAGGCTGGTGCGGTGGGCGCTGATCGTGCCCTGGGCCTCGTCCGTGCTGATGACGGCGCTCATCTGGCGCTGGATGCTCAACAACTTCTACGGCGTGGTCAACCGGCTGCTCATGGACCTCGGTGTGCTGGACGCGCCCGTCAACTGGCTGGCCAATCCGGGACTGGCCCTCGCCGCGATGATGGGCGTGGCGGTGTTCGTCTCGCTGCCGTTCACCTCGTTCGTCCTGCTGGCCGGTCTGCAGAGCATCCCCGCCGAGGTGTACGAGGCGGCGCGGGTGGACGGCGCCGGCCCGGTCCGCGGTTACCTGGGCATCACCCTGCCGCTGCTGCGGCCCTCACTGGTGGTCGCCGCGATCATCAACATCATCAACGTGTTCAACTCGTTCCCCATCATCTGGGCCATGACGCGCGGCGGCCCCGGGTTCGCCACCGACACGACCACCACCTACCTGTACAAACTCGCCTTCGACAACCAGTCGGTGGGGGAGTCGGCCGCCATGGCCGTCGTCAATTTCGGGCTGATCCTGGCTGTGGTGCTGGTCTATCTGCGCGTCGTCCGCCGACAAGAGGACACCACGTGA
- a CDS encoding carbohydrate ABC transporter permease, with the protein MKLRTVLLTAVGWLVALAFLAPYAEMLLTALKPTPELMKSPPSYLPSRWEWSNFTHIWSLTDPRVADALVFSLYVAGAATLLALAVGMPAAYYTARHRFRGRGAFLLLVLVTQMFAPTALLVGIYREMVSLDLTDTAEGLILVNAAFNLPFCVWILNAYFASIPRELEEAAWLDGTGRFGALTRVVLPLAMPGVVTALVYTFIAAWNEYVVALTITSSSNRMTLTKAIPGFVTSYHEQWQYLFATSLVSIVPVVVLFVFVERHLVSGLTAGGVRG; encoded by the coding sequence ATGAAACTGCGCACCGTCCTGCTCACCGCCGTCGGATGGCTGGTGGCACTGGCGTTTCTCGCGCCCTACGCGGAAATGCTGCTGACGGCGCTCAAACCGACGCCCGAACTGATGAAGTCCCCGCCGTCCTATCTGCCCTCCCGATGGGAGTGGTCGAACTTCACGCACATCTGGTCGCTCACCGACCCGCGCGTCGCGGACGCGCTGGTCTTCTCGCTGTACGTCGCCGGGGCGGCGACGCTGCTCGCCCTGGCCGTCGGGATGCCCGCCGCGTACTACACAGCCCGGCACCGCTTCCGCGGGCGCGGCGCCTTCCTGCTGCTCGTACTCGTCACCCAGATGTTCGCGCCGACCGCACTGCTGGTCGGCATCTACCGGGAGATGGTCAGCCTCGACCTGACCGACACCGCCGAGGGCCTCATCCTGGTGAACGCCGCGTTCAACCTGCCGTTCTGCGTGTGGATCCTCAACGCGTACTTCGCCAGCATCCCCCGGGAACTGGAGGAGGCGGCCTGGCTCGACGGCACCGGGCGGTTCGGCGCCCTCACCCGTGTCGTACTGCCGCTCGCGATGCCCGGTGTGGTGACCGCGCTCGTCTACACCTTCATCGCCGCGTGGAACGAGTACGTGGTGGCGCTCACCATCACCTCGTCCAGCAACCGGATGACCCTGACCAAGGCGATTCCCGGCTTCGTCACCTCGTACCACGAGCAGTGGCAGTACCTGTTCGCCACTTCGCTCGTCTCGATCGTGCCCGTGGTGGTGCTGTTCGTCTTCGTGGAGCGCCACCTCGTCTCCGGCCTGACCGCGGGCGGCGTCCGCGGATGA
- a CDS encoding SIS domain-containing protein produces the protein MSQTEIEIATQPDCWRHAVALARRPDGLASLPRTGERVAVVGCGTSWFIAQAYAALRESGGHGETDAFPASEMPAGRAYDRVVALTRSGTTTEVLELLRRLHGRTPTTAVTAVPQAPVTGLADAVVVLDFADEVSVVQTRFASTELVLLRAHLGEDLGHLPQQGHSALDEPLPAGVLEAEQFTFLGQGWAYGIAQEAALKMREAAGAWTEAYPVMEYRHGPISVTGPGRVAWWFGDPAALPSGLADDIARTGGQLVALGRDPLSDLVVVHRLAAALASARGLDPDNPRHLARSVILT, from the coding sequence ATGAGCCAGACCGAGATCGAGATCGCCACCCAGCCCGACTGCTGGCGGCACGCCGTGGCACTGGCCCGGCGGCCCGACGGCCTCGCCTCGCTGCCCCGAACCGGCGAGCGGGTGGCCGTCGTCGGCTGCGGGACGTCCTGGTTCATCGCCCAGGCGTACGCGGCGCTGCGGGAGTCGGGTGGCCACGGCGAGACCGACGCCTTTCCCGCCTCCGAGATGCCGGCCGGGCGTGCCTACGACCGGGTGGTCGCGCTGACCCGGTCCGGAACCACGACCGAGGTGCTGGAACTCCTCCGCCGACTGCACGGGCGCACCCCCACGACCGCGGTGACCGCGGTACCGCAGGCGCCGGTGACGGGGCTGGCGGACGCCGTCGTCGTGCTCGACTTCGCCGACGAGGTCTCGGTCGTCCAGACTCGGTTCGCCAGCACGGAACTGGTGCTCCTGCGGGCGCATTTGGGCGAGGACCTGGGACATCTGCCGCAGCAGGGGCACTCCGCGCTGGACGAACCGCTGCCGGCCGGGGTGCTCGAGGCCGAGCAGTTCACCTTCCTGGGGCAGGGCTGGGCCTACGGGATCGCCCAGGAGGCGGCACTGAAGATGCGCGAGGCGGCGGGCGCCTGGACGGAGGCCTATCCGGTGATGGAGTACCGGCACGGCCCGATCAGCGTTACCGGACCCGGCCGCGTGGCGTGGTGGTTCGGAGACCCGGCGGCCCTTCCGTCCGGTCTCGCCGACGACATCGCCCGCACCGGCGGGCAGTTGGTGGCACTCGGCCGGGACCCCCTGTCCGACCTCGTCGTGGTGCACCGGCTGGCCGCCGCCCTCGCCTCGGCACGCGGGCTGGACCCGGACAATCCGCGCCATCTGGCCCGTTCCGTGATCCTGACCTGA
- a CDS encoding TIM-barrel domain-containing protein, translated as MLMAPVTGSTAATAAARPATATTATTDGPKVSRTANAVTVSVPASAGAPGYTLDVATDELALTTRRAGKTVLATATGDTGALRFTAADGTWQHATGVTDWTWKNGVLTVTADSTLDGTTVEARITPRADRYQLDWDVHGGGAEQLGLAYDLSSAGHWYGHGEAETPQGGPGVNQPWPLDAGEVDHETFGPASYNMIDPFWYTSKSTGLRVDTGDVMDVALNKGKDGLGTFTVESPDTYKATVFVESTPLEVYRDYIGIVGKPTKSDATYEQYAKPLWNSWAQFYTKIDQEKLLDYATDLYDNGLDGHTIQLDDKWESNYGNLTWDPKTFPDPKGLSKKIHDMGFDFGIWVTLWINLDSDNYQYAVDNGYLLMDAKDTNKPCEVTWWNGQAGIIDLANPEAKAWYEGNLKKLMDTYDIDGLKFDTRFFDEKCAPREGHQATDYQKLGTELADEFDLQGAGIRVHWNKTAHEAGFVTRQVDKGTGWDSLRASATQNLAISTIGYPFVESDMIGGSGGQPAPTKDVLVRWAQSASLMPLMYASTSPVDTNDTTTGQKVDYDQETVDLYREAIETHEKLAPYIWDQVQSTLKTGDPIMRPLFFDFPKDEASYTVTDEWMLGPAVLAAPKLSTGATRSVHLPPGTWYDVNQGTVIRGPKTLKGYAAPLGVTPAFVNLKAKGAAKAVKALKRDDAPAASVLITPDAPSTDAGKPFEVTTEVTNWGTRTLKNAKAALDLPDGWTAKATGPTTAKSLKNGATLTTTWTVTPADDARWAGHDLTGTATYTGRDGSQKVSDTVPAQVKAAPGSVQEPYLTADTTSGGAQYAQAGDQFAIWAGGQDLSGWKDEKGVIYRDDAAGEKATVQAQLVSQSSASPVGKAGIALANDLTAPEKGGYAVLAMTESYGLEFMTDSDGDGKLDTWAGGGSTYHPAHLKLTRDGATYTAYASKDGETWSQVGTAQVPSATGTGDAGMVASAANVNYPGENIEAVFSGFSVTS; from the coding sequence ATGCTGATGGCGCCCGTCACCGGCTCTACCGCGGCAACGGCCGCCGCCCGCCCCGCCACCGCCACCACGGCCACAACCGACGGACCTAAGGTGTCCCGCACCGCGAACGCCGTCACGGTCTCCGTACCGGCCTCCGCCGGAGCCCCCGGCTACACCCTCGACGTGGCCACCGACGAACTCGCCCTGACCACGCGCCGCGCCGGGAAGACCGTGCTCGCCACCGCCACCGGCGACACCGGCGCCCTGCGCTTCACCGCGGCCGACGGCACGTGGCAGCACGCGACCGGCGTCACCGACTGGACGTGGAAGAACGGCGTCCTGACCGTCACCGCCGACAGCACCCTCGACGGCACCACGGTGGAGGCCCGGATCACCCCCCGCGCCGACCGCTACCAGCTCGACTGGGACGTCCACGGCGGCGGAGCGGAGCAACTGGGCCTCGCCTACGACCTGTCATCGGCCGGCCACTGGTACGGCCACGGCGAGGCGGAGACCCCGCAGGGCGGTCCCGGCGTCAACCAGCCCTGGCCGCTCGACGCCGGCGAGGTCGACCACGAGACCTTCGGCCCGGCGTCGTACAACATGATCGACCCGTTCTGGTACACCTCCAAGTCGACCGGTCTGCGCGTCGACACCGGGGACGTCATGGACGTGGCGCTCAACAAGGGCAAGGACGGTCTCGGCACTTTCACCGTCGAGTCGCCCGACACCTACAAAGCCACCGTGTTCGTCGAGTCGACCCCGCTGGAGGTCTACCGCGATTACATCGGCATCGTCGGCAAGCCGACCAAGAGTGACGCCACGTACGAGCAGTACGCCAAGCCGCTGTGGAATTCCTGGGCGCAGTTCTACACCAAGATCGACCAGGAGAAACTGCTCGACTACGCCACCGACCTCTACGACAACGGTCTGGACGGGCACACCATCCAGCTCGACGACAAGTGGGAGTCGAACTACGGCAATCTGACCTGGGATCCCAAAACCTTCCCCGATCCCAAGGGCCTCTCCAAGAAGATCCACGACATGGGGTTCGACTTCGGCATCTGGGTCACCCTGTGGATCAACCTGGACTCCGACAATTACCAGTACGCGGTCGACAACGGCTACCTGCTCATGGACGCCAAGGACACGAACAAGCCGTGTGAAGTGACCTGGTGGAACGGCCAGGCCGGGATCATCGACCTGGCGAACCCCGAAGCCAAGGCCTGGTACGAGGGCAACCTCAAGAAGCTGATGGACACGTACGACATCGACGGGCTGAAGTTCGACACCCGCTTCTTCGATGAGAAGTGCGCGCCGCGCGAGGGCCACCAGGCCACGGACTACCAGAAGCTCGGCACAGAACTCGCCGACGAGTTCGACCTCCAGGGCGCGGGCATCCGGGTGCACTGGAACAAGACGGCGCATGAGGCGGGCTTCGTCACCCGCCAGGTCGACAAGGGCACCGGCTGGGACTCCCTGCGCGCCTCCGCCACCCAGAACCTGGCCATCTCCACCATCGGCTACCCGTTCGTCGAGTCCGACATGATCGGCGGCTCCGGCGGCCAGCCCGCACCGACAAAGGACGTACTGGTTCGGTGGGCGCAATCCGCCTCACTCATGCCGCTGATGTACGCCTCGACCTCCCCGGTCGACACCAACGACACCACCACCGGGCAGAAGGTCGACTACGACCAGGAGACGGTCGACCTCTACCGGGAGGCGATCGAGACGCACGAGAAGCTCGCCCCCTACATCTGGGATCAGGTGCAGAGCACACTGAAGACCGGCGATCCGATCATGCGGCCGCTGTTCTTCGACTTCCCTAAGGACGAGGCGAGTTACACGGTCACCGACGAGTGGATGCTCGGACCGGCCGTGCTGGCCGCGCCCAAGCTGAGCACCGGCGCCACCCGCTCCGTTCATCTGCCGCCGGGCACCTGGTACGACGTCAACCAGGGCACCGTGATCCGCGGCCCCAAGACCCTCAAGGGGTATGCGGCGCCGCTCGGCGTCACCCCGGCCTTCGTCAACCTCAAGGCCAAGGGTGCCGCCAAGGCCGTCAAGGCGCTCAAGCGCGACGACGCGCCGGCCGCCTCCGTCCTGATCACCCCGGACGCCCCGTCCACCGACGCCGGTAAGCCGTTCGAGGTGACCACCGAGGTGACCAACTGGGGCACCCGGACCCTCAAAAACGCCAAGGCGGCCCTGGACCTGCCCGACGGCTGGACCGCCAAGGCGACCGGCCCGACCACCGCGAAGTCCCTCAAGAACGGCGCCACCCTCACCACCACTTGGACGGTGACCCCGGCCGACGACGCCCGATGGGCCGGCCACGACCTCACCGGCACCGCCACCTACACCGGTCGCGACGGCTCGCAGAAGGTGTCCGACACCGTGCCGGCGCAGGTGAAGGCAGCCCCGGGCAGCGTTCAGGAGCCGTACCTGACAGCCGACACGACTTCCGGGGGCGCCCAGTACGCCCAGGCCGGCGACCAGTTCGCCATCTGGGCGGGCGGCCAGGACCTGTCCGGCTGGAAGGACGAGAAGGGCGTCATCTACCGTGACGACGCGGCCGGGGAAAAGGCCACCGTGCAGGCGCAGTTGGTCTCCCAGAGCAGCGCCTCACCGGTCGGCAAGGCGGGCATCGCCCTCGCCAACGACCTGACGGCGCCCGAGAAGGGCGGTTACGCGGTGCTGGCCATGACCGAGAGCTACGGCCTGGAGTTCATGACCGACAGCGACGGTGAC
- a CDS encoding extracellular solute-binding protein, producing the protein MKRHLACLAGGLSLALALTGCGKGSSSDSGGSDGRTIRFVAAKYDDDTQAYWTALIKDFESANPGYRVNLEVVDWEQMDSKVKTYVQTKQEPDILNYNKFSDFARDGLVHKAQDVVSPKVLADFLPLFRQKAQYEGTQYGLPFISSARLFFYNKDIFAKAGIARPPSTWAEVEAAAKKIKQAGYIGLGLPLGAEEAQAEFQIWAMNNGGGWTDASGKWAIDQQANVDTLTYLRKLTKDKVTQPNPETTNRKDVFNQFAQGRIGMLNGAVFMRKGFIDPVDKKLNYGVAPLPSKDGSTHKTLGVQDYLVAFKKGDGSNKAGVKKFLDFFYQKENAAEFVSTEGFLSVTKSAGEVLSSDSRDAAYYKPFVDALSDAEFAPTDDPAWAAVDGAVKQRIGTAVAGGDPAKVLGEIQKPAQKGD; encoded by the coding sequence GTGAAACGGCACCTCGCATGCCTCGCCGGGGGACTGTCCCTGGCACTGGCCCTCACCGGATGCGGCAAGGGCAGCTCGTCGGACAGCGGCGGATCCGACGGCAGGACGATCAGGTTCGTCGCGGCGAAGTACGACGACGACACCCAGGCCTACTGGACGGCGCTGATCAAGGACTTCGAATCCGCGAACCCCGGTTACCGGGTGAATCTCGAAGTCGTCGACTGGGAGCAGATGGACTCCAAGGTCAAGACGTACGTCCAGACCAAGCAGGAACCCGACATCCTCAACTACAACAAGTTCTCCGACTTCGCCCGCGACGGCCTGGTCCACAAGGCGCAGGACGTCGTCTCTCCCAAGGTGCTGGCCGACTTCCTCCCGTTGTTCCGGCAGAAGGCGCAGTACGAGGGAACCCAGTACGGTCTGCCCTTCATCTCCAGTGCGCGCCTGTTCTTCTACAACAAGGACATCTTCGCCAAGGCGGGCATCGCCCGGCCGCCGTCCACCTGGGCCGAGGTCGAGGCCGCCGCCAAGAAGATCAAGCAGGCCGGTTACATCGGCCTCGGGCTGCCCCTGGGGGCCGAGGAGGCCCAGGCCGAGTTCCAGATCTGGGCGATGAACAACGGCGGCGGCTGGACCGACGCCTCGGGCAAGTGGGCGATCGACCAGCAGGCCAACGTCGACACGCTCACCTATCTGCGGAAACTGACGAAGGACAAGGTCACCCAGCCCAACCCGGAGACCACCAACCGCAAGGATGTCTTCAACCAGTTCGCCCAGGGCAGGATCGGCATGCTGAACGGGGCGGTCTTCATGCGGAAGGGCTTCATCGACCCGGTCGACAAGAAGCTGAACTACGGCGTCGCGCCCCTGCCGAGCAAGGACGGCAGTACGCACAAGACGCTCGGTGTGCAGGACTACCTCGTCGCGTTCAAGAAGGGTGACGGGTCGAACAAGGCAGGGGTGAAGAAGTTCCTCGACTTCTTCTACCAGAAGGAGAACGCCGCCGAGTTCGTCTCCACCGAGGGGTTCCTGTCGGTCACCAAGTCGGCCGGTGAGGTGCTCAGTTCCGACAGCCGGGACGCCGCCTACTACAAGCCGTTCGTCGACGCCCTCTCCGACGCGGAGTTCGCCCCCACCGACGACCCCGCATGGGCCGCGGTCGACGGCGCCGTGAAACAGCGCATCGGCACGGCGGTGGCGGGCGGCGACCCGGCGAAGGTCCTGGGCGAGATCCAGAAGCCCGCGCAGAAGGGCGACTGA